AGGCTGCCGTGGTGCCCGTTGAGAACTCCGTTGAGGGAGGGGTCACCGCCAGCCTGGATGCGCTCTGGTCCCATCGTGAGCTCTGTATCCGCCGCGCTCTGGTCTTGCCCATTCGTCATGCGCTTCTGAGCAGTGGCCCTCTGGAGGGCATCAGCGAAGTGCTGTCGCATCCACAGGCTCTGGCGCAATGCAGTGGTTGGCTGGCCACGCATCTGCCAAAGGCGCTGCAGTTGCCCACCACTTCGACAGCCGAAGCCGCCCGGATGGTGAAGGGCAGCCGCTTTCGTGCGGCCATTGCGGATCGGGCGGTGGGCGAGCAACAGGAGCTCGATGAACTCGCCTTCCCCATCAATGATGTGGCGGGCAATTGCACACGGTTTCTGCTGCTCTATCGAGGAGAACCTCTGCGGGAAGGACAAGTGGCGAGCTTGGCATTCTCCTTGCATCGGAATGCACCGGGTGCCCTCATCGAGGCTCTCCAGGGGATCGCTGGTTTAGGGCTCAACATGAGCCGGATCGAATCGCGTCCTTCCAAGCGTGAACTTGGTGAGTACGTGTTTTTTGTTGATGTGGAACTTCCTGTCCAGA
This region of Synechococcus sp. NOUM97013 genomic DNA includes:
- the pheA gene encoding prephenate dehydratase — protein: MPMRVAFLGPKGTYGERAARAMVRLEQLGEADLVACTGLRSVVEHVADGRCEAAVVPVENSVEGGVTASLDALWSHRELCIRRALVLPIRHALLSSGPLEGISEVLSHPQALAQCSGWLATHLPKALQLPTTSTAEAARMVKGSRFRAAIADRAVGEQQELDELAFPINDVAGNCTRFLLLYRGEPLREGQVASLAFSLHRNAPGALIEALQGIAGLGLNMSRIESRPSKRELGEYVFFVDVELPVQNSAAALTELASRLEPLCEHLADFGAYPSSELN